From the genome of Oncorhynchus masou masou isolate Uvic2021 chromosome 15, UVic_Omas_1.1, whole genome shotgun sequence:
gaTACATTGTCCGCGTAGGGAGGTCTTTTGCCTAGCTGGGATGTGTGAACCCCACGTTTATCCTCTAGACTCTTTGGTTCACCACTAATTGATCCTTGAGTTGTTATTAAGCACTAGTCCTACCAGTCTTTATATGATTTCCCTGTGGTTGAGTATTTCCCCTCTGTGATGTATCTAGTTTAAAGTGTGAAGACCTTTAGTCAACTTAGTCTCACTACTCTGCCCGTCGGCTATGCATCGCTTGGAAAATAAAACTTAGATAGATCGATAAGACAATTAATGAATCACTACTGGACACACCTTCCTCTTTGTCTTTTAATGGTAACTCATTTTGTCATAGAGTATTGATCTCTGTTTCCAGTGTCCCGGTAGCGGCGAATGTCAGAGTTGTTATCTCCCGTGCCGTTAACTGTCTTGAGTGCTTTTTACTCGAGACAAAATAAGACTACCGTTTATTTTTGAAAACACTGTTTTGTCTTTTACAATCAAACACACTTCAAAATAGACAATTTGTTACTCGGTCACACACAACGTTAAACAAAAGCATGCAAATGCCTTAATGCTCTATCAAACCTGGTACAATGCTAACACTTATCTCTATATATAAAATACTTAACAGTTTTTTAATTACCTTTGAGAGATGACGGGGAGACCCACGAGGTCAGGAGCAGAGTTTCAATCGGTCAGAGTTCTTTAAGAATTTAGTTAGGTAGTGACTACCCTCTACTGGCTGAGAGGTTGAATTGGAGTCGGTTCTTTACTAAATTTAGAGATTCAAGTTTGGACTGGATGAGAGAACCCACTGGTGATTCCCTGCCCCAATGGAATATCAAAGAGTCTGTGGCACGCGACGAGGCCGAGGTCCTGAGCTCAATCGAGAGTTTAAGTTTCTGAGACTTTCTCTGGATGTACTTGCATCAGCACACACGCACCTGGTCAGTAGGCGACAGGGTCAATTCAGATAACCACAGGTATAAGCAAGGGATCAACTAAAGGACTAGAGTGACTCTCAGTCCCGTTGAACTACCGCAGCTGCCGTGGCACGCAACGAGGCCGAGGTACTGAGCTCAATCGAGAGTTTAAGTTTCTGAGACTTTCTCTGGATGTACTTGCATCAGCACACACGCACCTGGTCAGTAGGCGACTGCACAGCTGTTCAATAGTTAAACGGTATATCGGAGAGTCACTTCTCAGATCCAACAAGTTGGAATCTTTAAGTCATTTGAGTCAGGTACCAATTACCCGAAGTCAAATGGTTGTCTAAATGAATTCAGAATTCAAGAAGTCAGCGCCGAAGTATCGGAAGTTTCTCTATATATACCTTTTAATCTCTCACTCGAGGTCATGTGAGTGTCCTCCCCTCTACAAACTTGGAGGACACACAGTTGCTTTACCACACATTAACAACAGTTCATATATGGGCATCCGTTTATGACAGTGCCCTTACTCTTATAACAGTACATATATGGGCATCCGTTTATGACAGTGCCCTTACTCTTATAACAGTACATATATGGGCATCCGTTTATGACAGTGCCCTTACTCTTATAACAGTACATATATGGGCAGCCATTTATGACAGTGCCCTTACTCTATCAGCAATGAGTCTAACAGCTGTTCCCATTCAGAGGTGTCACTTGAGGCAGAGGGTGGTTCTTCCTGACACCAGTCTTGTTCAGTAGTGGGTTGGCTTGAGTCATCTTCTGGTGACGCTGTCCAATCAGGCATTTCAGTAGGCGtggtcatctctgtctctaccattGGTGGGTAAGGCAGGGGAAGAGGACCAGGAGGTAGATCCATTTGGCGTTTTACTACACCCTCTCCAGGATCTACCCCTGCCCTTCTTCTCTTAGTGCCCTTACCCGGACTCTGATTACCAACTCTGGTTATCCCTATCACTAGTCCGTCTGACCTAGCCGTTATTCCCCATACTGTTTCCAGGCCACGATGTACCAGCATGGTTCCCTTATTATCAGCTCTGACCCTCATTCTCAAATATACACCATCTGTATGTCTACATCGAGAAGCTATTCTACCATTTTCTCCAGATTTTTGCATAGTGTTGTTAGtgtgaaaaataaatgttttcatGACAGACTTGAACTGATTCTCTTCTGCCTCTCCAAAGGTATGTCTACTCCAACTTCTTCTCTGAAAGGCTCAACAGGTAAGATCAAGTTCTGTTAATCTATTACAGCCTAATGTCGCTATAGTGTGAAATGAAAGTCACAGTATTGTCTGATTCTTACTAACAGGGTGTGGTTTGAGGCTTGGATTTAAGGGGAACATTTATATTATGGTTTCATTGTTTCCAACAGAGATATCCCAATTGATGAGGACCAGAAGAGCACCAGGTAAGTTGAGAGAAACTGAGAAATTCCCCCCAACATATTGTGGTACTTGGTCATTTTAATGGTAGGATGGTACATTAAAAATGTAAGGATTTTTGTAGTTTTGTTCTGTCACAAGATAATCCATAAACTTGAGGTAAACTGTGCTATACTCCAGCAGTTTTGTTGTGATCACAAGAAAATCCTAACAATTCAGGCTGATATGGCTGCCAGGGCGTTCAGAGTTTCATAACATTTGGGGCTCAGTCCTGAAGGGCTCATGGGTTTGTGCGCTGAAGGGGGAAAGGACCTTTTCTAAaaataatttcctgcaattctacatgaCTTGGAGACATgaaaatgattttttttatatCACACAAATGACCAAAATGACAAGCTACTATGACAATTATATATTGAGATCAATAAAGCAAACTACCCATATCTGAAATGCAACCAATTAGCATAGGCCAATGAAAATAGTGGATACACAGATTTTAGGCCTAtaatatgaggaggaaattataaTCCACCAACTTTCCAGTGTCACTTACCAATTCAAACAGATTTTTACCGTCATGATATTTTGAAATATTGCCCAAATACCTTCTAGCTGCTGCCTGCTGTTCATTGACAGCCAGATCACAACAATCCGCTGTTTTATATTTGCTGCGCTGGCTGCATTAACTGCTACTTAGAATTACTATAACAGTAAATTAATAGATTACATTCACTGATAAAAAGCTGTCTCCAAAATAATCACATAGTTTTCACAGATCCACCATGGACCAAAAACATCTCTGTGCGAAAAGTCGTCATATGGTCTGTTTTGTCAACAAACTCAGacaaaagtaaaaaatactttaaagtactacctaACTCGTTTTTTggggtgtctgtactttactcttttacttctacttttacttaagaaaataatgtacttgttactccatacatttcccttGACACACAAAAGTATTTGTTTCATGTTTTATGCTTAACTcaacaggaaaatggtcaaattcatgcacttatcaagagaacatccctggtcagccccactgcctttgatctggagaactcactaaacacctgctcatcaaacatttCAACAATTATCAACATTCCCATGATAATTTCAatatcatgggcattaaaatggGAGTTcgtcccccatttgctgctataacatcctccactcttctgggaaggttttccactagatgctgcAACAaagctgtggggacttgcttccattcagccacaagaccattagggaggtcgggcactgatgttgggagattgggcctggctcacagtcggcactccaattcatcccaagcccatttcatgaagctccagatgaccaggtcttgtgctgacgttgcttcgagGCAGCTTGGAACTCAATAGTGAGTcctgcaaccgaggacagacgcgcttcagcacttgacagtcccgttctgtgagcttgtgtgcgctaccacttcgcagctgagccgttgttgctcctagatttttccacttcacaataacagcactttcagttgaccggggcagctctagcagggcagaacttTTACCAACTGActagttggaaaggtggcatcctatgacagtgccacgttgcaagtgactgagctctttagtaaggccattctactgtcaatgtttgtccatggagattgcatggctttgtACTGGATTTTATGCACCTGCcagcaacggatgtggctgaaatagcaaaaTACACTAATTGGAAGGGGTTTCCAAGTACGTTTGTATGCATAATGTACTGCAGCAGGTAACTTACATCAAACCACATCCACTGCACGCACGCCTGTGGACATATGGGATCAGAGCATGACTCAGCTGTGCATGTTCCTAACAAAAACAGCACCAGTAAGTGTCCCACACGAGTGATGTTGGCTCATCTCCAACGCTTGGAAGAGCACTTTTGGACCTACTTCCCAATCTGTTTGACAGTACTCCTGGATGTGACAGCAGGGATGAGGTTACGAACTGTCGACCACGCCCCATGTCTTTGAGAAGCTCCGACGCGCCATGCCTCAAGCACATTcgtctcattagtggtggtgagataaGAGGCATTATGGCCAGACTAGTTTGCGATTGAGTGTCATAGCCCCACATTAAAAGCATGTGATGGCAAGTTGAGTAGACAATCAGAAATAATGCTAGAATGTTTTTCAATTAACTgccatagcccccccccccccaaacaatgGCAGTTAATTACATAATTATTTTCACGTGGGGTCATGGACCTAGAAGGTTTTGGAACCCCCTACACTAATTGCAACTATCCCACTACTATTTGTAATACATTCCATACTACACTAACCTTGAATTGTCAACACTAGCCTCTAACAATTTAAACTTATTAACTCCTTCCACTAATATAAAAATACTTCTGGGCAACTGAAGCAAGTCACACAATTATTTTTCATGTAAAAGTACCCTCTCTAGTTTTTTTGATCTTCATTGTGTTTTTCTTCCGGCTATGTTTTTCTTTTCCTACAGCCTGAGTCGGAACATGGTCTCTCCTGAAAAGTATGCATCTTCATTTTACCCTACCATCTTTCACCATAGCAGTATGGTGTCATGCTATCACATCCATCCTACAAACATCTTCCAAAAAAGCACTTACAATCAATCAGAATAGTGGTAATTCTATGTCATAGCATTGTACATCAGTGTCATGTTTTATTCACTGCATGAATTGGTGATGGGATGCTGTATGTGTTGAGTTTATAGCACAATGGTTGGGGAAGTAGTTCTATCAATGTATATTGTCTGTAGTAGTACAACTATTACATGTCTGTCTATCTAATACTACCAATATCAGCCCATCTCTTCATTACAATTAAGTAATTATTGACATTTTGTTCTCTCAGGCTATTGTACAAGCAGCCCAGTGTCTTGGTGGGGTAAGTAGCATTTTATTCTTATGTTACAGACATATAAGCTGAAACTATACTGTAAGTGTCTGACACATCAGTGTGGGGAGCTTTGATATATTAGGAGGCCACACCTGACATTAGTGTCTGACACATCAGCGTGGTGAGGTGTAGCCTAAAACACCACACCGTGTTTCAAGGTCCTTTAAATGCCAGTACTATAGTGAAGTATTGAGATCATAACATGgctctggtcagtacaacacattCAGACAGGACCCTGTTCTGTTCCTCTAGACGTACTGATGTGGTGTCAGTGACCCCATGGTTGGCACCCATCGTCTGGGAAGGCACCTTTGACCCTGTGCTTGTCGACAATATCTACAAGCCCATGAACCTCACAATAGCAACCACAGTGTTTGCCATTGGAAAGTGAGTACAACTTTTGCCAAATATTCAAAAGGGGAATTGAACTATCAATACTTTTGCAACACTGCAACTATAAGGATATAAGTCCCTGATGTAATAAAATATCTTGATGCCTTGGAACAAGTGAATAATTGTACTACTTCTTGTACTGTATTATCTGCTAGACTGTATACGGGTCAGAAAGTGGTATAATGTATTATGAGAATGATGCAGTTAAGGGGACACCAAGTCAGttacacaactgaatgcattcaagtGTGTctcccgcatttaacccaacccctctgaatcggaGATGCTGCCTTAATGACATCATCGGCGCACAGGGAGAAATTGTTGTTGGGAGTTAATAGACATGCTCAAGGGCAGGACCACAGATCTTTCCACCTTGGCATGTCTCAGCGactcgaaccagtgacctttcggttactggcccaaagctcttaactagtaggctacctgccgccctatcaGTTACAGATGGTTGCTGGTATCATAATCTCAGGTGTGACCTACTGCCGTTGTgtctttgagcaaggcacttattaATCCTTGTGTTATGTATGCCTTTAAATACTGACAGATACGTCAGGTTTCTCCAAGATTTTCTGGACACAGCAGAGAAGCACTTTATGGTCGGCTTCAACATGCGCTACTATGTTTTCACTGATCGTCCCCACGATGTTCCTTCAGTGAACCTGACTAGGGGTAGACATTTGAGTGTGATCCTGGTCCCAGGTTCAAACCGCTGGCAGGAGATATCAGCCCGGAGGATGGAGATCATCCTGACCACCATCGAACGTCAGATCAGAAGGGAGGCCGACTACATCTTCTGTCTGGACGTAGACAGCAAGTTCCACGCTCGCTGGGGGTCCGAGTCTCTTGGAAGGCTGGTTGCTGTGATACACCCAGGCTACTACGAGCAGACGCGTGACCGCTTCCCGTACGAACGGCGTCCAGCCTCGACGGCCTACATCCCCACGGATGAGGGAGACTACTACTATGGCGGGGCTATGATCGGAGGGTTCGTGGAGGATGTGTACACACTAACAAAGGTATGTTGGTCCCGGTTTGAGGAGGATGTGGGGAATTCCATCGAGGCTGCCTGGCAGGAGGAGAGCCACCTCAACAGGTACCTGCTCTACAACAAGCCCAGCAAGGTGTTGTCTCCAGAGTACCTGTGGCAGGACTTCAAGGCCAAAACCAAAGAGGTCAAAGTAATTCGCTTCTCAGGGGTCATTAAAAACTATGCTGAAGTTCGTTCCAATGTATAAAACGAGGAAGTGGCTATTCAACCGGCAAAAGAAAAACTAAATTTAGTCGTAGCGGTAAAATAAATTGAGGTAAGGTTTAGGAACAAGGGTTAAGTTTCGATATAGTTTgactggggttaaggttagggaaaggcataataataataataatttggggGGTGTcgaatcagaattagttaggtaccattgataaataagatgttttatttattttcataaatATGCTTATGTGGGaaagtcacttggggcccagagaggggagaggttaggattgtcttcatatgtgagggtatctgttaaaccatgtgaagggctccacaatgtctgtactccagtcactccctacttttcccattggggggaggagtatggcagtgtctggaaccattgtcTGTCCCCTCTGATGTTGCCCTTATCttgacctagaggctcactcctctccgtgagcttgtccaggaggggttGGATTTGAGATGGGGTAatatctagaattgacaattgatatatgccattggatgaggtaatgttttagTAATAGGAAgtaccaagaacgagaagtaGAACCTCTTCTAAGAGAGAACTGAACAATAATGtatagctaatgctgtctggctatgggatactcctctctcaagtaagTCTTCCTTTGTGCAGTTTTTCTAAGTCCTGTGGTTCGTCATTGTGAGTTGGgaggggtggatctttgctataaaagatctcagttgccattatgttgaaactctctctcactctgaattgatctgagagtcaaagggctatggtgaagttcatattattaaaatattaagtta
Proteins encoded in this window:
- the LOC135555834 gene encoding globoside alpha-1,3-N-acetylgalactosaminyltransferase 1-like; translated protein: MRFSSNVKPYVLLLIVGTFLLLGYVYSNFFSERLNRDIPIDEDQKSTSLSRNMVSPEKLLYKQPSVLVGRTDVVSVTPWLAPIVWEGTFDPVLVDNIYKPMNLTIATTVFAIGKYVRFLQDFLDTAEKHFMVGFNMRYYVFTDRPHDVPSVNLTRGRHLSVILVPGSNRWQEISARRMEIILTTIERQIRREADYIFCLDVDSKFHARWGSESLGRLVAVIHPGYYEQTRDRFPYERRPASTAYIPTDEGDYYYGGAMIGGFVEDVYTLTKVCWSRFEEDVGNSIEAAWQEESHLNRYLLYNKPSKVLSPEYLWQDFKAKTKEVKVIRFSGVIKNYAEVRSNV